One stretch of Schlesneria sp. DSM 10557 DNA includes these proteins:
- a CDS encoding beta-ketoacyl synthase has protein sequence MMAGSDSHRVVVTGVGVVSPIGIGQDAFWQNLIAGRSGIDLLTAFPSGGLPSKLAAEVRDFDPVEHIYHRKFLKVMSRDIQLGVASASMAMADAALPRGAIDPERLGVEFGAGHMSATPEELADAAKHLQQTADGVSFEGWAEDGLGEIAPLWLLKQLPNMPACHVAIEHDARGPNNTITSCESSALLALAEGMRAIERGAADAMIVGACSSYIHPLEIARLNLYENLSRGDDPRYACRPFDLNRDGTVAGEGAASFVLERFDHAVRRGAPIYCEILGVGAGCDGSDPANRASGLGLARSIDAALKRSNLTPRDLGHINAHGKGTRRDDVAEASAYYRSLGTIAESIPVTALKSYFGHFDAGAGAVELAGSLLAMRHGQLPMTLNYRTPDPLCRLNIVHDEPMKMSNGIALSVNRTRMGQSAAAVIRAV, from the coding sequence ATGATGGCTGGTTCCGATTCCCACCGCGTGGTCGTCACCGGTGTTGGAGTGGTGTCACCGATTGGCATTGGGCAAGATGCGTTCTGGCAGAATCTCATTGCCGGACGTTCCGGAATCGACTTGTTAACGGCGTTCCCTTCGGGGGGCCTGCCGTCCAAGTTGGCTGCGGAAGTCCGCGATTTTGATCCGGTCGAGCACATCTATCACCGAAAATTTCTGAAGGTCATGTCACGCGACATCCAGTTGGGTGTTGCCAGTGCTTCGATGGCGATGGCCGATGCGGCGTTGCCTCGTGGAGCGATCGATCCTGAACGGCTGGGCGTTGAATTCGGTGCCGGACACATGTCCGCGACACCGGAAGAGCTGGCGGATGCGGCGAAGCATCTGCAGCAGACGGCTGATGGCGTTTCGTTCGAAGGCTGGGCCGAAGATGGTCTCGGCGAGATTGCTCCCTTGTGGCTGCTGAAGCAACTTCCCAACATGCCCGCGTGCCATGTCGCCATCGAACACGATGCGCGCGGGCCGAACAATACGATCACCAGTTGCGAGTCGTCCGCTCTTCTGGCACTGGCCGAAGGGATGCGAGCGATTGAACGGGGTGCGGCTGACGCCATGATCGTCGGCGCCTGCAGTTCGTACATTCACCCGCTGGAAATCGCACGGCTGAATCTGTACGAAAATCTTTCGCGAGGTGACGATCCGCGTTACGCCTGCCGGCCGTTCGATCTGAATCGGGACGGGACTGTTGCCGGGGAAGGGGCGGCCTCGTTTGTGCTGGAACGGTTTGATCATGCTGTCCGCCGCGGTGCACCCATCTACTGCGAGATCCTCGGGGTGGGGGCTGGCTGCGATGGTAGCGATCCTGCCAATCGTGCGAGCGGTCTGGGGTTAGCCCGATCGATCGATGCGGCTCTCAAGCGATCGAATCTGACGCCGCGCGACCTGGGGCATATCAATGCCCATGGTAAGGGGACTCGCCGAGACGACGTCGCGGAAGCGAGTGCCTACTACCGGTCGCTGGGGACGATTGCCGAGTCGATTCCCGTAACGGCCCTGAAGAGTTACTTCGGACATTTTGACGCGGGAGCCGGTGCGGTCGAGCTGGCTGGTAGCCTGCTGGCAATGCGACATGGTCAATTGCCCATGACGCTCAACTATCGCACTCCTGATCCACTTTGCCGGCTGAACATCGTCCACGATGAGCCGATGAAGATGTCCAACGGGATTGCACTCAGCGTTAACCGGACCCGCATGGGTCAGAGTGCTGCTGCTGTGATTCGTGCTGTCTGA
- a CDS encoding MlaE family ABC transporter permease, protein MSTSLTAAEAGPATPTFVHWIGRKTLDLFIAIGDLVTFTWQLWGFLVARLPRGRVLWPIFYEVGVRSVPVVCITGLFIGMVLAVQSYDTLSQLHFEIHIGSVINGTLVKELGPVLAAVMLAGRVGSSIAAEIGTMKVSEQIDALKALGADPVAYLVVPRFLACFLMIPALTMVAEGVGIFGGWFVSTQVYGVSGHHFWDFSDRFVSGFDVITGVVKSMSFGAAIAIVACHRGFRCGSGAEGVGRAATEAFVMSFIAILALDLVLALTTIQLVKTLEMLGVPVT, encoded by the coding sequence GTGTCGACATCATTGACTGCCGCGGAAGCTGGTCCTGCGACTCCGACTTTCGTTCACTGGATTGGACGGAAGACGCTCGACCTGTTCATTGCCATCGGCGATCTGGTGACCTTCACCTGGCAGCTTTGGGGTTTTCTGGTTGCACGACTTCCGCGCGGTCGCGTGCTCTGGCCGATCTTTTACGAAGTGGGCGTTCGAAGCGTCCCGGTTGTCTGCATTACGGGGTTGTTCATCGGGATGGTGCTGGCGGTGCAATCCTATGATACCTTGAGTCAGCTTCACTTCGAGATTCACATCGGTTCCGTCATTAACGGGACTCTGGTGAAGGAACTGGGGCCGGTGCTGGCGGCCGTGATGCTGGCAGGGCGAGTCGGAAGCTCCATCGCTGCGGAGATCGGCACGATGAAAGTCAGCGAGCAGATCGATGCACTGAAAGCCCTCGGAGCGGACCCTGTGGCGTATCTGGTGGTTCCGCGCTTTCTGGCCTGCTTCTTAATGATCCCGGCGCTCACCATGGTGGCAGAAGGGGTGGGAATTTTCGGGGGCTGGTTTGTGAGCACCCAGGTTTATGGGGTCAGCGGTCATCACTTCTGGGATTTCTCAGACCGATTCGTCAGCGGTTTTGATGTGATCACCGGGGTCGTGAAGAGCATGAGTTTCGGGGCGGCAATCGCCATTGTTGCCTGTCACCGGGGCTTTCGTTGTGGATCCGGGGCAGAAGGTGTCGGACGCGCTGCCACGGAAGCCTTTGTCATGTCATTTATCGCGATCCTGGCACTCGATCTGGTACTGGCGCTGACCACAATTCAGCTCGTGAAGACCTTGGAAATGCTTGGAGTTCCGGTCACCTAG
- a CDS encoding ABC transporter ATP-binding protein codes for MSAIVMDHEQSTQLETSSNHDPADHAASLPSLPGLQVTERLSANSQLPPTPSFAQASHRPMTTGSRASRPAAATARGSTLAMELRNVSQSFGTQQVLRNISLEVRRGETLVLIGESGCGKSVTTKLLAGLLNPTQGDVLWEGRPVSDRSPAERRRDRLRLGYLFQGAALFDSMNVFENIAFGLRENTMLNESQIRDIVHERLREVGLPESTARKQPSDLSGGMKKRVGLARALAMSPDIVFYDEPTTGLDPVMSEVINELIEQTQARRQVTSVVVTHDMKTVGRVADRVVMFYPLARLGAGESQLVFEGTQEEVFECEDPRVARFVRGELDPRRNAG; via the coding sequence ATGTCAGCGATTGTGATGGATCACGAACAGTCAACTCAGCTCGAAACCTCGTCGAACCACGACCCGGCGGATCATGCCGCGTCGCTTCCCTCGCTACCGGGGTTACAGGTCACCGAGAGACTCTCCGCCAATTCACAACTCCCGCCAACTCCGTCGTTCGCTCAGGCATCCCACCGACCGATGACGACGGGTTCTCGCGCGAGCCGTCCGGCAGCGGCAACGGCCCGGGGCAGCACACTGGCGATGGAACTTCGCAACGTGTCTCAGTCGTTCGGAACTCAACAGGTACTCCGCAACATCTCGCTGGAAGTACGACGAGGGGAAACACTGGTCCTCATCGGTGAGAGCGGTTGCGGAAAGAGTGTCACCACAAAACTGCTGGCGGGGTTGCTGAACCCGACGCAGGGAGATGTCTTGTGGGAAGGCCGACCCGTGAGTGACCGCAGTCCTGCTGAGCGGCGACGTGATCGACTGCGACTGGGGTATTTGTTTCAGGGAGCGGCTCTCTTCGACAGCATGAACGTGTTCGAGAACATCGCTTTCGGCCTGCGTGAAAATACGATGCTGAACGAATCGCAAATTCGTGACATCGTCCATGAGCGGCTGCGGGAAGTGGGACTGCCCGAGAGTACCGCACGGAAGCAACCGTCCGATCTCTCGGGGGGAATGAAAAAGCGAGTCGGGCTGGCACGTGCTCTGGCGATGTCGCCTGACATTGTCTTTTATGATGAGCCGACAACGGGATTGGATCCCGTGATGAGCGAGGTCATCAACGAACTCATCGAGCAGACGCAGGCCCGCCGTCAGGTCACCAGTGTGGTGGTGACACATGACATGAAAACCGTTGGCCGTGTTGCTGATCGCGTCGTCATGTTCTACCCGCTGGCCCGGTTGGGAGCGGGGGAGTCACAACTGGTGTTTGAAGGTACGCAGGAAGAAGTCTTTGAGTGCGAGGATCCCCGCGTCGCTCGATTCGTGCGAGGTGAACTCGATCCGCGCCGGAATGCGGGGTAA
- a CDS encoding PP2C family serine/threonine-protein phosphatase — protein sequence MATSRIEDTQWFRPAKPDYDELATKYFGDEAVRVKTEFGALSHRGLLRTNNEDHYSVVRRYRGRDVLLTNMPNDAYQGNSDEAYSLAVADGIGGAAFGELASMLALQTCWELTGKAFKWHFNLSQAERAELQEAINVYMHLIHQRIQDEARAQGEYRGMGTTLTGALTVGWDAFIFHVGDSRAYLFRDGKLHRLTKDQTLAESMLAAGLINSIDEAARRFRNTLVSCLGGNLNQLDVETSHIELEDGDRLLLCTDGLTDMASDSHISQIMARNCSTQESCQQLIDAALAAGGRDNVTVIIGDYLKDA from the coding sequence GTGGCAACTTCGCGAATCGAGGACACGCAATGGTTTCGCCCGGCGAAGCCCGACTACGACGAACTTGCGACCAAGTACTTTGGTGACGAGGCGGTTCGGGTGAAAACAGAGTTCGGCGCCCTGTCCCATCGCGGATTGCTCCGAACGAACAATGAAGACCATTACTCAGTTGTGCGGCGATACCGTGGTCGTGACGTCCTGCTGACCAACATGCCCAACGACGCCTATCAAGGGAATAGCGATGAAGCTTATTCCCTCGCGGTTGCCGACGGTATCGGAGGCGCCGCGTTCGGCGAGCTGGCCAGCATGCTCGCTCTGCAAACGTGCTGGGAGCTGACTGGCAAAGCCTTCAAGTGGCACTTCAACCTTTCTCAAGCCGAACGGGCAGAATTGCAAGAAGCCATCAACGTCTATATGCATCTCATCCACCAGCGAATCCAGGATGAAGCCCGTGCCCAGGGTGAGTACCGCGGCATGGGAACCACCCTGACCGGGGCTTTGACAGTGGGTTGGGACGCGTTCATCTTCCACGTGGGGGATTCGCGTGCTTATCTGTTTCGCGATGGCAAACTGCACAGGCTGACCAAAGACCAGACACTCGCGGAATCCATGCTCGCAGCCGGACTCATCAACTCCATCGACGAAGCCGCCAGGCGATTCCGGAACACTCTCGTCAGTTGCCTCGGGGGAAACCTTAATCAGCTCGACGTCGAGACTTCGCACATCGAGCTTGAGGATGGCGACCGCTTACTCCTTTGCACCGACGGCCTGACTGACATGGCCAGTGACTCTCACATTTCCCAGATCATGGCGAGAAACTGCTCAACCCAGGAATCTTGCCAGCAACTGATCGATGCAGCACTTGCCGCAGGAGGCCGTGACAACGTGACGGTCATAATCGGAGACTACCTGAAGGACGCGTAA
- the gatA gene encoding Asp-tRNA(Asn)/Glu-tRNA(Gln) amidotransferase subunit GatA, whose product MASSSLTKLSFSELLNRLNKRELTSVEVTESFLKAIRQRDPSLNAFVHVDEEEALRQAKEIDHKRASGHPLGILAGIPVATKDVLCTRGQPTTCASRMLKGFVPPYDACAITKLRQADAVLIGKTNMDEFAMGSSGENSAWGATRNPWDIERIPGGSSSGSAAAVAARMAPVALGSDTGGSIRQPAALCGIVGLKPTYGRVSRYGLIAYASSLDQVGPFATDIQGAAALLEAVSGHDPRDSTSVNQPVPAYSQLFDQPLAGLKIGIPAEYFSEGLDPEIEASVRQALKVYESQGVQFKEIHLPHSKYAIATYYLVATSEASSNLARYDGVHYGHRAAGDSQSLAEMYEASRGEGFGDEVKRRIMLGVFSLSAGYADKFYTKALQVRRLIRNDFDAAFQQVDVIAGPVTPTPAFKIGEKTEDPLAMYLSDIYTISANLAGIPGISLPCGLTKSGLPIGLQLLAPPFEEVRLLQTGRMLERETDWHLMSPTTIQDDI is encoded by the coding sequence GTGGCTTCTTCGTCGTTGACGAAATTGTCTTTCAGTGAACTGCTCAACCGATTGAACAAGCGCGAACTCACTTCCGTCGAAGTGACAGAATCGTTTCTCAAAGCAATCCGGCAGCGGGATCCGTCCCTGAACGCGTTTGTGCATGTTGACGAAGAGGAAGCCCTTCGCCAGGCGAAAGAGATTGATCACAAGCGTGCCTCCGGCCACCCGCTCGGCATCCTCGCCGGGATCCCCGTCGCCACCAAGGACGTACTCTGCACGAGGGGACAGCCAACGACCTGCGCCAGCCGCATGCTCAAAGGCTTCGTCCCTCCTTACGACGCCTGCGCGATTACAAAGCTGCGTCAGGCCGATGCGGTACTCATCGGCAAGACCAATATGGATGAATTCGCCATGGGTTCATCGGGAGAAAATTCTGCTTGGGGAGCAACCCGGAACCCATGGGATATCGAGCGAATTCCCGGGGGATCCAGCAGCGGATCTGCAGCGGCCGTCGCGGCCAGAATGGCTCCCGTGGCTCTTGGCAGCGATACGGGTGGTTCCATTCGCCAGCCCGCAGCCCTCTGCGGCATTGTGGGGCTTAAACCGACTTACGGACGGGTCTCCCGCTACGGTCTGATTGCTTACGCCAGCTCGCTCGACCAGGTCGGCCCCTTCGCGACAGACATTCAGGGGGCCGCTGCACTGCTTGAGGCCGTATCGGGACATGACCCGCGCGATTCGACCAGTGTGAACCAGCCCGTTCCCGCGTACAGCCAGCTCTTCGATCAGCCACTCGCAGGGCTGAAGATCGGAATCCCCGCAGAATATTTTTCCGAGGGATTAGATCCAGAAATCGAAGCCTCTGTCCGCCAGGCCCTTAAGGTCTACGAATCCCAAGGTGTACAGTTCAAAGAGATTCATCTCCCTCATTCCAAATATGCCATCGCGACCTATTACCTGGTTGCGACGTCCGAGGCCTCCAGCAACCTCGCCAGATACGACGGCGTACACTACGGCCATCGTGCCGCAGGGGACTCGCAGAGCCTGGCCGAGATGTACGAAGCCAGCCGCGGAGAGGGATTCGGTGACGAAGTCAAACGACGGATCATGCTCGGCGTGTTCTCGCTATCCGCCGGTTACGCGGACAAGTTCTACACCAAGGCGTTACAGGTGCGCCGCTTGATTCGCAATGACTTTGACGCCGCATTCCAGCAGGTCGATGTGATTGCCGGCCCGGTCACGCCGACACCCGCTTTCAAGATTGGTGAAAAGACCGAAGACCCGCTGGCGATGTATCTGTCCGACATCTACACCATCAGTGCAAACCTGGCGGGGATCCCCGGCATCTCGCTCCCGTGCGGTCTGACAAAATCCGGTCTTCCCATCGGTCTCCAGTTGCTCGCCCCCCCATTCGAAGAGGTGCGATTGCTGCAGACCGGCCGAATGCTGGAACGGGAAACCGACTGGCACCTGATGTCCCCCACGACGATTCAGGATGACATCTAG
- a CDS encoding alpha/beta hydrolase, with the protein MMTRILWLLLLVSGMVGSGEAWAQDPASQLKPTYAEVTYGPYPRNVLDFWQAEGAGPRPVMVYIHGGGWTAGDKKQNTDKYRPFLEKGISCAAINYRLTPDNPLPAPVHDAARAIQFLRSKASEWNIDGDHLAVTGGSAGACTSMWLLFHDDLADPDSKDEVLRQSTRVCAAAAYAGQVSIDPKVVEEWLGPNVLKHRMINMAVGELTIEGALKNYDKYRDLYVEFSPYNHVDAKDPPLFLRYTEEMTLPSRDAGHGIHHPVFGIKLKERSDELGHECHLLIPGHSRSEKYESETAFLIAKLLGQ; encoded by the coding sequence ATGATGACACGGATTCTGTGGTTGCTGCTGCTGGTATCTGGGATGGTCGGGAGTGGGGAGGCATGGGCCCAGGATCCGGCATCGCAGCTGAAGCCAACATATGCGGAGGTCACGTACGGTCCTTATCCCCGTAATGTCCTCGATTTCTGGCAGGCAGAGGGAGCAGGGCCCCGGCCCGTAATGGTTTACATTCACGGTGGGGGATGGACGGCGGGGGATAAGAAGCAGAATACGGACAAGTATCGTCCGTTTCTCGAGAAAGGAATCTCCTGTGCCGCCATCAATTACCGCCTGACCCCGGACAATCCATTGCCCGCCCCCGTACACGATGCTGCTCGCGCCATCCAGTTCCTGAGGTCGAAGGCCAGCGAGTGGAATATTGACGGCGACCATCTCGCCGTCACGGGGGGAAGCGCGGGGGCCTGTACGTCGATGTGGCTGCTGTTCCACGACGATCTGGCGGATCCCGACTCTAAGGATGAAGTTCTGCGACAGTCGACGCGGGTTTGCGCCGCGGCGGCGTATGCCGGCCAGGTCTCAATCGATCCAAAGGTGGTGGAAGAGTGGCTGGGGCCGAACGTCCTCAAGCATCGCATGATCAATATGGCCGTCGGAGAACTGACGATCGAGGGCGCTCTGAAAAACTATGACAAATACCGCGATCTCTATGTGGAGTTTTCACCTTACAACCATGTCGACGCGAAAGATCCCCCGCTATTCCTGAGATATACCGAGGAGATGACACTTCCTTCCAGGGACGCTGGGCATGGTATTCATCACCCGGTCTTCGGGATCAAGCTCAAAGAGCGATCCGACGAACTCGGTCACGAATGTCATCTGCTCATTCCCGGCCATTCCCGCTCGGAAAAATACGAGTCAGAGACTGCGTTTCTGATCGCCAAACTGCTTGGCCAATGA
- the proC gene encoding pyrroline-5-carboxylate reductase, producing MTGESKPLTIGFVGAGQMATALAKGFRDAGSVPASSIVACDVYPAAGERFVEQTGGRLAPSSAQLATEAQVIFLAVKPQQMTQAMADLRKSLGAGQLVVSIAAGVTLKTLAAGLGEQVRTIRVMPNTPSLVGCGASALSRGASATSDDVALVQKLLSNVGVAVEVPEKLMDAVTGLSGSGPAYVYQVIESLSDGGVRMGLPRDTATKLAAQTVLGAAQMVLTTGLHPGALKDAVTSPGGTTIAGIHALERGGLRGVLMDAVEAATDRARELDAS from the coding sequence ATGACCGGCGAATCGAAACCTCTCACGATCGGCTTTGTCGGGGCGGGGCAGATGGCGACCGCACTGGCAAAGGGGTTTCGGGATGCGGGGTCGGTACCTGCCTCGTCGATCGTCGCTTGTGACGTGTATCCTGCTGCCGGAGAGCGATTCGTCGAGCAGACGGGAGGGCGGCTCGCTCCGTCCAGTGCTCAGCTCGCCACCGAAGCTCAGGTTATTTTCCTTGCTGTCAAACCACAGCAGATGACGCAGGCCATGGCTGATCTTCGGAAGTCACTGGGTGCCGGTCAATTGGTGGTCTCCATTGCTGCAGGGGTCACCCTCAAGACGCTGGCGGCCGGGTTGGGAGAACAGGTTCGAACGATTCGCGTGATGCCCAATACTCCTAGTCTGGTCGGTTGCGGTGCCAGCGCGCTGAGTCGCGGGGCAAGCGCGACCAGCGACGATGTTGCTCTTGTTCAGAAGCTGCTGTCGAACGTGGGCGTGGCCGTTGAAGTGCCGGAAAAGCTGATGGATGCGGTAACCGGTCTGTCCGGAAGCGGGCCGGCTTATGTCTATCAGGTAATTGAATCTCTCAGTGATGGTGGCGTGCGGATGGGGTTGCCTCGGGATACGGCGACGAAGCTGGCTGCCCAGACCGTGTTGGGTGCCGCGCAGATGGTCCTCACCACAGGTCTCCATCCCGGTGCCCTGAAGGATGCTGTGACGAGCCCCGGGGGGACCACGATTGCGGGGATTCATGCACTCGAGCGAGGTGGTTTGCGCGGGGTTTTGATGGATGCCGTCGAAGCGGCGACAGACCGTGCGCGCGAACTGGATGCGTCGTGA
- a CDS encoding DUF6800 family protein: MPRIERDREIARRRHRKVKIQKLVAKYIKATAQADKAVLATKVRRLSPFYNLEERVAEIKAEQASK, from the coding sequence ATGCCTCGCATTGAACGAGATCGCGAGATTGCTCGCCGACGACACCGTAAGGTCAAAATTCAGAAGCTGGTAGCCAAGTACATCAAGGCCACCGCACAGGCCGATAAGGCTGTACTGGCGACCAAAGTTCGTCGGCTCAGCCCTTTCTACAATCTTGAAGAACGCGTCGCAGAAATCAAAGCCGAGCAGGCCAGCAAGTAA
- a CDS encoding MlaD family protein, with amino-acid sequence MATERQLQFRVGVLVTVALSICIGLVVCFGDVQHLWKKSYPLVVQLDSGTGLYPTAPVLLCGLNIGTVKQVELDKQGRGVNVIVDIQEGIDFPKDTRAVVTRSLLGESAIEFVRGTDSEILKPGSRLPGQTAVDPLVMVQRLEARTTDSLSAFSETSQEWRNVARNLNQLMETRRGNLTEIVENAAESLHQFTATMKTANQLIATINKVAADPASQQAVRETLTGLPKLVTTTKATVDETRLAVASSRQMIDSLNRNLVNLSQVTEPLGQRGDEVVSKVDSVLGKMDAFLTELNHFAKEVNQQDGTLHKFIADPTLHNQLVRSTESANVLLKNLDPILRDLREFSDKIARNPEVLGLGGAVRPSKGLKDAEMRSQTHNGVSPKTIVRGNNPE; translated from the coding sequence ATGGCCACGGAACGGCAACTCCAGTTTCGAGTCGGTGTGCTGGTCACGGTCGCTCTCTCGATTTGTATTGGACTTGTGGTCTGTTTTGGTGATGTGCAGCATCTCTGGAAGAAGAGCTACCCTCTGGTCGTCCAACTCGACAGCGGCACGGGACTCTACCCCACTGCGCCCGTCCTGTTGTGCGGCCTGAATATCGGTACGGTCAAACAGGTTGAACTCGATAAACAGGGGCGGGGCGTCAACGTCATCGTCGACATTCAGGAGGGGATCGATTTCCCCAAAGATACCCGCGCCGTCGTGACCAGATCACTGCTGGGGGAGTCGGCAATTGAATTCGTTCGAGGAACGGACTCGGAAATCCTGAAGCCCGGCAGCCGACTGCCAGGGCAGACTGCCGTCGACCCACTGGTGATGGTACAGCGACTGGAGGCCAGAACGACCGATTCACTCAGTGCCTTCAGCGAAACCAGCCAGGAATGGCGGAACGTGGCTCGGAATCTGAATCAATTGATGGAGACGCGGCGAGGTAACCTGACGGAAATCGTTGAGAACGCGGCGGAGTCACTGCACCAGTTCACGGCGACGATGAAGACCGCGAATCAGTTGATCGCGACTATCAACAAGGTGGCGGCTGACCCCGCCTCACAGCAGGCGGTCAGGGAAACATTGACCGGTCTGCCGAAGCTCGTCACGACCACGAAAGCCACAGTGGATGAGACGCGGCTGGCAGTGGCGTCAAGTCGTCAGATGATCGACAGTCTCAACCGGAACCTCGTGAATCTCTCTCAGGTAACAGAACCCCTCGGGCAACGTGGCGACGAAGTGGTGTCCAAAGTCGATAGTGTCTTGGGGAAGATGGACGCATTCCTGACGGAACTGAATCACTTCGCCAAGGAGGTGAATCAGCAGGACGGGACGCTTCATAAATTTATCGCTGATCCCACGCTGCACAATCAATTGGTTCGCTCAACCGAGTCTGCCAATGTCCTGCTCAAGAACCTGGACCCGATTCTCAGGGACCTGCGTGAGTTCAGCGATAAGATCGCGCGGAACCCGGAAGTTCTGGGACTGGGTGGAGCGGTCCGTCCCAGTAAAGGTCTGAAAGACGCCGAAATGAGATCCCAAACTCACAATGGAGTTTCTCCCAAGACCATCGTCCGCGGGAATAACCCCGAATAA
- the rpsU gene encoding 30S ribosomal protein S21, translated as MVKLRLRDNEGINDAVKRFRKLVEHAGIKKEMRRREFYEKPSETRRRARRRAERRSRIQRMVGGGSPSAPAGKPDR; from the coding sequence GTGGTTAAGTTGCGGTTGCGGGACAATGAGGGAATCAATGACGCGGTGAAGCGGTTTCGTAAATTGGTTGAACATGCGGGCATCAAGAAAGAGATGCGCCGACGTGAATTTTACGAAAAGCCAAGCGAAACCCGCCGTCGTGCCCGTCGTCGCGCCGAACGTCGTTCACGGATTCAGCGAATGGTCGGTGGGGGCAGCCCTTCCGCACCAGCCGGTAAGCCAGATCGATAA